The nucleotide sequence TCCCGGGCTGCGTCGCCCTCGCGCTGCCGCCGATCTTTATCACCACCACCTCGCACTCCTCAGTCACAGCGACGGCGATGCTGCCGTCGCTTGCGCCGCTCATGCCTATTGGCGGAACGGAGCAGATGCCGTTGGGCTGCTTGGTCCCCTGCGCGATCACCTGGCCCACGTAGGCCTGACGCCTCACTCCGTCCACAATTGTGTAGGCTCCAAGGCGCGGGCGCACCGTCTCGAACTCGAACGTCCACGGCCCTTCGATGCGCTTTGTGACCGTGCCGGTCACGTCCAACACCTCCAGGGAGGTCACCGTGAACGACTGCTGCCCGTTCCCAACTCCGACGTGAGTCACCTCGAAAAGCCACTCGCCGTTGCCGAGTGACGTCACGGAGGATCGCTTGCCGTCCGGCGACCACATCGACTGTCCGCCGCCGGCCGCGTACGTCGCGCCCCAGGAGGTCTGCAGCGCAGCGGACGGCGCCCAGTTCTCCGAAGTAGGCGGTGTAAATGCAAGGACGACGCCCGTGGTCTGCGTACGCATGTAAACGCGCCGCAGCTCCACCGTCTGCCCGTTCACCGTCTCCGATTGCCCGATGGGAATCTCTGGGCCTCCCGTGACAGGCACATCGAACCGGAAGTCGAACGGCCCCACGATGCAGCCGTCCGGCGTGCAGCTTTCCGACGCACGCTCCGCCAGCGGCCCATTAACGAAGGCCTGCCAAACGTTCACGTCCGGCGTAGCCAGACGTGCGTAGAAGCGAAGGTGCATCGGCAACGTGTTGTAGACCGTGATGTTCGAGTTCGACGTAAAGCTGAGCATCGCGACGCCGTTGGACTCCCCCCACTCGCTCGATATCCACCAGTCGCTGATCCCCGGCGTCGGCGTCTCCGTAATGAACGCCGGGTCCGCCACCTCGCGCCCGGATTGGCCGCTGACTATCACTCTCGTCACCCTCAGCTTGCCGCCCGTGCCGGGCACGGGCGTCGCCTCGTCCGGCGGCTTCGGCTCCGTCCGCTCGTGTGGGAAGACGTAGCGCGTCTCTCCCTCCGATGCCAGCCACACGTTCCGCGTCACCGGCGCGAGACCGTGCGGCGCACTGCCCCGCAGGCCGATGAACACGCGCTCCTCGTCCACATACACGTAGTCCACCGTCATCGTCACCCCGTCCACTGTCTGGCTTACCCCCACCGGGTGCGCCAGCCCGAACTCCTCCACCGCCTGCGCGCCCCTTGCGCTCCCGAAGAACCACTTGCGCACAGGCTCCACCGCCTGCCGCACCGGCTCCACGGCGTACGCCGTACCGCTCAACAGCGCCAGACCGAACACGGCCATCGCCGCCCACGCCAACCGCGACACCCGCCGCCGCGATACCACGCCCCCGGACGCCCCGGCCATCACGGCGATGCGCGGCCACAGGTCCACGGGGGCCACATCCGCTTCGGCCTGCGCCGCCAGCGTGCCTTTTATCTGCGATACGTCATAGCGCTCCGACATTGGTCGCCTCCTCAACTACATGCGCGGCACGGGAATGCATTTCTTCTCTCCCCGAGGGAGAGGGACTTCGCGGCTCTGCGCGAAGGGGTGAGGGCTACGGCTGCTGGATCGAGGTTGGTGCTTGCAGGGCCGGCGCCCATCCGACCTCTATCCCCGACCCTCTCTCCGATCCTTCGCAGAGCCTCTCCGAAGGAGTCCGGAGTCCTATTCGGACAGGACATTCTTCAGAGAGAGGGGTAAGGCGAACAGCCATAGCCCTCACCCCTTGGCCCAAAGCGGCCAATGGCCTCTCCCTCGGGGAGAGGAGGAAGACTCCCTCCCTTCCCCACTGCATTCTCTCAGCGTTCTCTGCGGCTAATCTCCATCTCCCCGCAGCGGCGCCAGGGCAGGCCGGAGCCGCTTCCGCGCCTGGTGGAGCAGCCACTTCACCGTGCCCTGCGGCCTTTCCATGCGCGCAGCAATTTCCGTCTCCTTCAACTCCAGGTAATACTTCATCACAACCGCCGCGCGCTGCTCCGCCGGCATCTCCCCCAGCGCGGCCCAAATCGCCCGCCGCGACTCCTCGCGCACGGCCTCATCCTCCGGCCCGAGGCCATCCGAGGCAACCGATGCCAGCGCGGACTCCGCCATCGCCAGCTCCCGGTCCATCGAGACCTCGCGTGATGAGCGCGTCGCAGCCTTCACCGCGTCGTTCACGACTATCCGCATGAACCACGGCCTGAACGGTCGGGAATCGTCGAATTGCACGATTTTGTCGCGGACCTTGAGAAAGGCGTGGCTGACGACGTCCTCTGCCGTGGCGAGGTCGCGCACTATCAGATAGGCGGCGCGCACCGCCTCGTTCTGGTGCCGCCGCACCAGCTCTTCGAGTCCGCCGATGTCGCCTTGCTTGAGGCGGGATATTGCCTCTTGTTCCTGCACGATAGGTTGCCCTCGGCGGTCGCATTCGTTGGACTTGTGAACTTGCCTCAATATTACTATCCCTGAGGGCGGCGAAAGGTTGGCGCGCGTTGACACGTGCGGCGCGTGTGGATACACTCGCCGTGAATTCGGGCGGCGGCGGCCCGCAGGTGTGGAGAGAACGTGG is from SAR202 cluster bacterium and encodes:
- a CDS encoding DUF4179 domain-containing protein; protein product: MSERYDVSQIKGTLAAQAEADVAPVDLWPRIAVMAGASGGVVSRRRVSRLAWAAMAVFGLALLSGTAYAVEPVRQAVEPVRKWFFGSARGAQAVEEFGLAHPVGVSQTVDGVTMTVDYVYVDEERVFIGLRGSAPHGLAPVTRNVWLASEGETRYVFPHERTEPKPPDEATPVPGTGGKLRVTRVIVSGQSGREVADPAFITETPTPGISDWWISSEWGESNGVAMLSFTSNSNITVYNTLPMHLRFYARLATPDVNVWQAFVNGPLAERASESCTPDGCIVGPFDFRFDVPVTGGPEIPIGQSETVNGQTVELRRVYMRTQTTGVVLAFTPPTSENWAPSAALQTSWGATYAAGGGQSMWSPDGKRSSVTSLGNGEWLFEVTHVGVGNGQQSFTVTSLEVLDVTGTVTKRIEGPWTFEFETVRPRLGAYTIVDGVRRQAYVGQVIAQGTKQPNGICSVPPIGMSGASDGSIAVAVTEECEVVVIKIGGSARATQPGTNVVTPVWRTPEVAYPEGR
- a CDS encoding RNA polymerase sigma factor; translation: MQEQEAISRLKQGDIGGLEELVRRHQNEAVRAAYLIVRDLATAEDVVSHAFLKVRDKIVQFDDSRPFRPWFMRIVVNDAVKAATRSSREVSMDRELAMAESALASVASDGLGPEDEAVREESRRAIWAALGEMPAEQRAAVVMKYYLELKETEIAARMERPQGTVKWLLHQARKRLRPALAPLRGDGD